Within the Desulfatibacillum aliphaticivorans DSM 15576 genome, the region TTTTTATGCGGATCTGGTTTCCCTCCGTGAAATAGATCGTCAAAAACAAAAACGCGCCCTGGAATACATCCTGATAAACCGGCCCGGGGCCTTTAACGAACTGACGCTCCTGGACAGCGATGGGCTGGAAATCGTCAAGGTCGCCAAGACCTACACCTACTTGCATGATGAACTGGGCGATCTTTCCGCAACGGAAATGTTCGGGGCGGTGAAAACCGGCAACGTGTATATCGGTTCCTTTCATGAGTCCAAAGGCAGCGGCCGTTTGTCCATTCCAATAGCCATCCCTCTTAAATCCATCGATGGGAAGGTGAAGAACATTTTGTTGGGGGATTTGAACGCCGCCCGGCTTTGGAAGGCGATTTCCCAGGTTGAGATTGGCAGGACCGGCTACGCCTATATTGTAAACTCCAAGGGGCGCCTGGTGGCTCATCAGAACCCGGCTCGAATACTGGAACAGCACGGACGGGATCTCGGTTCTTTTCCTCCCGTGGCCAAATATTTAGGCCTTCTCCAATACACGCAACGCCCGGAACCTGTTTACCACGGACTGGATGGCGAGAAAGTCGTCGGCGAGTACACGTCCATTCCGGGGACGAAGTGGGCGGTTGTGGTGGAACTGCCCGCCAAGGAGGCTTTTGCTTCGCTTCGGCTCATGGAGTACTATCTGGCCGGATTGGTCCTAATCGGCGTCCTGGCTACCATCGCCCTGATTTTTTTAGCCATGAAGCGCCCCATACGGGCCATCAACAAGTTGAGCGCCAACGCCAATGCCATTTCCAAGGGCGACCTGGACTCTGTCGTTGCCATTGAGGGCGATGATGAAATCAGCGTTCTGGCCAATGCGTTTAACAGCATGACCAGCCAGTTGAGGGACTTGATCAGGAACTTGCAGCAAAAAATTGAACAACAAAGGGAAACGGAGCGGGCTTTGCGCTCCAGTGAAGAGCGATTCCGCGACCTTGCCGACTCTCTGCCGCAAATTGTTTTTGAGGCTGACTTGGACGGCACACTGACCTTCATCAACAAAAATGTCAGCCAGGTTTTGGGGTACGCCCAGGAGGATGCTTATTCCGGAGTTCAAGCATTGAACTTTTTGGCGCCGGAAGACAGGGAGCGGGCCGCGGCCAACATACAAAGAGTGTTGTCCGGGCAGTATATCGGCGGGCAGGAGTACGCGGCCATAAAAAAAAACGGGGACCGGGCGCCTGTCATGATCCATTCCTCCCGTGTCATCAAAAACGGGATTCCCTCCGGGTTTCGGGGCATTCTCATTGATTTGACCGAGCAAAAGGCCAGTGAAAGGAAGCTGGCCAACGCCTTGGCTTTTAATGAGAAAATTGTCCATGAATCTCCTGTTGGAATCCTTTTGTACGACCCCGGCGGACAGTGCATTACCGCCAATCAGGCCGCGGCCGACCTGGTGGGCGCCCCTATAGAGCAGGTGCTGTCTTTGAATTATCATAAAATCGTGTCTTGGAAAGAGACCGGCCTGTACCAGGTGGCTTTAAAAGTGGTGAAGGATAGAATGCCTATGCGCCACACCATGATGGGCGTTTCCACTTTCGGAAAAACGATTATTATGGACGCCCAGTTGGTTCCCTTTGTCATGGAGGAAAAGCCCCATTTGCTGTTGATGCTGAGCGACATGCGGGAGCAGGAGAAAGCGCAGGAAGAAGTCCGGCGGCTGCGGAACCTTTTGTCCAATATTGTAAACTCCATGCCTTCCGTGCTTGTTGGAGTGGATCCAGAGGGAAAGGTCACCCAATGGAACATGGAGGCCGAAAAGGTTACCGGCATCAGCGCAGAGCAAGCCCAAAACCGGCTTCTCATGGATGTGTTCCCCCAATTGGCCCGTGAAATGGGCA harbors:
- a CDS encoding PAS domain S-box protein, which produces MTFHSQTTSRTIPWRKRLGTKLGWTLSLAMVLTLVAVGTGLIYIAQDNQKNLIRELQMRNAKEVARLISEHVENAVSNLLFYADLVSLREIDRQKQKRALEYILINRPGAFNELTLLDSDGLEIVKVAKTYTYLHDELGDLSATEMFGAVKTGNVYIGSFHESKGSGRLSIPIAIPLKSIDGKVKNILLGDLNAARLWKAISQVEIGRTGYAYIVNSKGRLVAHQNPARILEQHGRDLGSFPPVAKYLGLLQYTQRPEPVYHGLDGEKVVGEYTSIPGTKWAVVVELPAKEAFASLRLMEYYLAGLVLIGVLATIALIFLAMKRPIRAINKLSANANAISKGDLDSVVAIEGDDEISVLANAFNSMTSQLRDLIRNLQQKIEQQRETERALRSSEERFRDLADSLPQIVFEADLDGTLTFINKNVSQVLGYAQEDAYSGVQALNFLAPEDRERAAANIQRVLSGQYIGGQEYAAIKKNGDRAPVMIHSSRVIKNGIPSGFRGILIDLTEQKASERKLANALAFNEKIVHESPVGILLYDPGGQCITANQAAADLVGAPIEQVLSLNYHKIVSWKETGLYQVALKVVKDRMPMRHTMMGVSTFGKTIIMDAQLVPFVMEEKPHLLLMLSDMREQEKAQEEVRRLRNLLSNIVNSMPSVLVGVDPEGKVTQWNMEAEKVTGISAEQAQNRLLMDVFPQLAREMGKVRQAIAQRAPKTEARIPTGQVEGEVRYSDVTVFPLVANGIQGAVIRMDDVTDRVRIEEMMIQSEKMLSVGGLAAGMAHEINNPLAGIIQNAQVLKNRTIELTPKNQRAAEECGVTMDVIRSYMEKRNLVRMIDSIHSSGVRAGQIVANMLSFSRKSEADGTVQPINEILEKTVELASSDYDLKKKFDFKRIKIIREYDASNPEAWCQASKIQQVILNLLRNAAYAMAEDPNNSAPSITLRTAQESRMVRIEVEDNGPGMNENTRKRVFEPFFTTKSVGAGTGLGLSVSYFIVTEDHGGAMTVDSKPGQGARFIIRLPLKPPPVHALSSS